The following proteins are encoded in a genomic region of Cricetulus griseus strain 17A/GY chromosome 7, alternate assembly CriGri-PICRH-1.0, whole genome shotgun sequence:
- the Nkiras2 gene encoding NF-kappa-B inhibitor-interacting Ras-like protein 2, with amino-acid sequence MGKSCKVVVCGQASVGKTSILEQLLYGNHVVGSEMIETQEDIYVGSIETDRGVREQVRFYDTRGLRDGAELPRHCFSCTDGYVLVYSTDSRESFQRVELLKKEIDKSKDKKEVTIVVLGNKCDLQEQRRVDPDVAQHWAKSEKVKLWEVSVADRRSLLEPFIYLASKMTQPQSKSAFPLSRKNKGSGSLDG; translated from the exons ATGGGGAAGAGCTGCAAGGTGGTCGTGTGTGGCCAGGCATCTGTGGGCAAAACTTCAATCCTTGAGCAGCTCCTGTACGGGAACCACGTTGTGG GTTCTGAGATGATTGAGACCCAGGAAGACATCTATGTGGGCTCTATTGAGACAGACCGAGGGGTGCGGGAGCAGGTGCGTTTCTATGATACTCGGGGTCTCCGGGATGGGGCCGAGCTGCCCAGGCACTGCTTCTCCTGCACTGATGGCTACGTCCTGGTCTACAGCACAGACAGTCGAGAATCGTTTCAGCGAGTTGAGCTGCTCAAGAAGGAAATCGACAAGTCCAAGGACAAGAAGGAG GTCACCATCGTGGTCCTTGGCAACAAGTGTGACCTTCAGGAGCAACGTCGTGTAGACCCTGATGTGGCTCAGCACTGGGCCAAGTCAGAGAAGGTGAAACTGTGGGAAGTGTCGGTGGCTGACCGCCGCTCCCTCCTGGAGCCTTTCATTTATCTGGCCAGCAAGATGACCCAGCCCCAGAGCAAATCCGCCTTCCCCCTCAGTCGCAAGAACAAGGGCAGTGGTTCCTTGGATGGCTGA
- the Znf385c gene encoding zinc finger protein 385C isoform X4 yields MLLAGPASSAPSPLLASLTLPTRPLQTPLDFKHLLAFHLNGTTPLSLFPNFSTMDPVQKAVISHTFGVPSPLKKKLFISCNICHLRFNSANQAEAHYKGHRHARKLKAVEAAKSKQKPRNLTPNGTVASSASPPANGGPRSPQSKDPASPPLGPSLQLSPTPDASARELAHSDHLDAAASSSSSSSSCPPCSLDLGTEAQGPEPGEVAVGSGVNGEGRSEKGCLYCPTCKVTVNSASQLQAHNTGAKHRWMVEGQQGAPRRGRGRPVSRVGAGHKTKRVTGNRGGRQGPSPPFHCALCQLQVNSETQLKQHMSSRRHKDRLAGKPPKPSSQHSKLQKQAALAVSVLKSKLALQKQLTKTLAARFLPSPLPTTAAAICALPGPLALRPAATAAATLFPAPVLGPALFRTPAGAVRPTAGPILFAPY; encoded by the exons caggcCCCGCCTCCAGCGCCCCCAGCCCCCTGCTGGCCTCCCTGACCCTGCCCACCCGGCCTCTGCAAACCCCGTTGGACTTCAAGCACTTGCTGGCCTTTCACCTCAATGGCACCACCCCGCTCAGTCTCTTCCCCAACTTCAGCACG ATGGACCCAGTCCAGAAAGCTGTCATCAGCCACACGTTTGGGGTCCCCTCCCCTCTGAAGAAGAAGCTGTTCATCTCCTGTAACATCTGTCACCTGAGGTTCAACTCAGCG AACCAGGCTGAAGCTCATTACAAGGGCCACAGACATGCCAGAAAACTCAAGGCTGTAGAAGCTGCCAAGAGCAAGCAGAAGCCTCGAAACCTGACCCCAAATGGAACAGTGGCGTCTTCAGCCTCACCTCCAGCCAATGGAGGCCCCCGAAGCCCACAGAGCAAAG ATCCTGCATCCCCTCCTCTTGGCCCTTCACTTCAGCTATCACCGACCCCAGACGCATCAGCCAGAGAGCTAGCCCACTCAGACCACTTGGATGctgctgcttcctcttcctcttcttcctcttcctgcccacCCTGCTCCCTGGATCTTGGCACAGAAGCCCAAGGGCCTGAGCCAGGAGAAGTGGCTGTGGGAAGTGGAGTGAATGGGGAAGGCAGGAGCGAAAAGGGGTGCCTCTACTGCCCTACATGTAAAGTGACAGTAAACTCGGCCTCCCAGCTTCAGGCTCACAACACAG gAGCTAAGCACCGATGGATGGTGGAAGGCCAACAAGGGGCTCCCCGAAGGGGCCGGGGACGCCCTGTGTCCCGGGTAGGAGCTGGACACAAGACAAAGAGAGTGACAGGAAATCGTGGGGGCCGGCAGGGACCTAGCCCTCCTTTCCACTGTGCTCTCTGCCAGCTCCAGGTCAATTCAGAGACCCAACTCAAGCAG CATATGAGCAGCCGGAGGCACAAAGACCGCCTGGCTGGGAAGCCCCCCAAGCCCTCCAGCCAGCACAGCAAACTGCAGAAACAGGCAGCACTGGCTGTGAGTGTCCTCAAG TCTAAATTGGCCTTGCAGAAGCAACTCACCAAGACACTGGCAGCCCGCTTCCTGCCCAGCCCTCTGCCCACCACAGCTGCTGCCATCTGTGCCCTGCCTGGGCCCCTGGCCCTCCGGCCTGCTGCAACAGCAGCTGCTACCCTCTTCCCAGCTCCTGTCCTGGGCCCAGCTCTGTTCCGTACTCCAGCAGGAGCTGTCCGTCCTACTGCGGGACCCATCCTTTTTGCTCCCTATTAG